A single window of Scylla paramamosain isolate STU-SP2022 chromosome 41, ASM3559412v1, whole genome shotgun sequence DNA harbors:
- the LOC135092960 gene encoding trichohyalin-like, with protein sequence MRSKLLSGSKSSMDEEDPLEEPFVGPSVRWASQAPKSYRGAKVRDATLQRKVGRKVCMGGVFFGVFYIYLVVLVALCPPVQTQTGRPAAWGHLWTNRLSHPPNLPQKPPPPPLPSSSPAPPPPGGPSSSTSPTAIKKRRGGWPKGRKRKPELPGAKPPKAPLTAYVLFLNERRKFYRETRPELSFGAVTKVLGAEWSALSVEEKAAFVSRSEQDKRRYRNELQAYRQSHDYQLLLRKKRIKNVIRRGGTTTEESSDFTDEIDDDDSEELYCRICDQLFTSLHNKREHLYGKTHLQAITGEYQRERLAEEERQMAAALRLRQGGGDCLTCGTLINSLTCARKGLETAPSGCPSCSPHSTDPHPSQEDEHDGDKEDEEEEEEEEEEEEEEEHDIGGGGGGGMSAFSPPAPPPPPSTATTTTTTAAATSESLTSVLEGVMARVLEREEEIHALRHSSTTAAQTRQELQKTLTTLQAQEQQLGVTKEELKRQNTRLKAEAETLWLLPALFGVTPLQMVDVTLRSEGQGCQGQGGSQEESHIYIQDEGIHLQQEKEEEEEEELEQEEEEEGKVCGDGGGEFLQLQQLQQLQQGSEGRNAGFVQLQLQQHSEDKKVVFGGGNSGFIDLQQLQQPQQQQSEDKEVFCGENNGFLQLQQLPQLQQQQIEGKEVFGSSGSGFLQLQQLQQLSKGVVVQEEELVEGCDGLKQQLLQQQQQLLIQDEVLLQEEEEEQILVEDCDGEILVDKQQLLIQDEEEVQQEQQQQFFLEDKTLLQQQQQQQLLLQDPDILLQQQQQQILIEDCDGLQQQQIILQNYDGGGGGGGGCGGQVVLVQQQQQQQQHLVLQLREEEEEEEDREELVLEKEEEEDKLLLQQQQQQQQQQQIMLLEGEVDHLYLQHQEEEEEEKEKELTKQQQQQQQQQQQLLLQPQNTAQYLLQRKSNGRRGGGDKEENEREENLAMTKTFLLLPNQNKQTFQHKTKHYKQTQDKQGTRQHHSRQAQQNQLPSSTQAEQKEQEEGKQQEDTQQIPKRRKGHRKIEKTEYLSRFPGVLKDGKRECVILLQQKQGSVTRQQGNIGDLNALPPTLDSHVLLNGFDFQEEFQIEEEFLHHDLLDLNAGEEQGDQNLLLPDNTLL encoded by the exons ATGAGATCGAAGCTTCTGTCAGGCTCAAAATCTTCAATGGATGAGGAAGACCCCCTAGAGGAACCCTTTGTGGGACCCTCCGTGCGCTGGGCAAGTCAGGCACCCAAGAGCTACAGGGGCGCCAAGGTGAGGGACGCCACCCTGCAGAGGAAGGTCGGCAGGAAGGTATGTATGGgaggggtgttttttggggtgttttatatttatttggttGTTTTAGTTGCCCT gtgCCCCCCCGTGCAGACACAGACGGGGAGACCAGCGGCATGGGGTCATCTGTGGACGAACCGGTTGAGTCATCCACCGAATCTGCCTCAGAagccccctccaccccccctgCCTTCATCCAGCCCCGCCCCTCCGCCTCCCGGgggcccttcctcctccacctcccccaccgCCATCAAG aagaggagaggaggctggcccaagggaaggaagaggaagccagAATTGCCCGGAGCTAAACCACCGAAGGCACCGCTGACCGCCTATGTGCTGTTTCTGAACGAGAGAAGGAAGTTTTATCGAGAGACCAGGCCAGAATTGAGCTTTGGCGCA GTGACCAAGGTGCTGGGGGCGGAGTGGTCAGCCCTCAGTGTGGAAGAAAAAGCAGCATTTGTGTCACGGTCGGAGCAGGACAAACGGAGGTACAGGAATGAGCTACAGGCCTACAGACAGTCGCACGATTACCAGCTGCTCTTGAGGAAAAAACGGATTAAGA ACGTCATCCGTCGCGGTGGAACGACAACGGAGGAGTCATCCGATTTCACCGACGAGATTGAT gaTGATGATAGTGAGGAGCTGTACTGCAGGATTTGTGACCAGCTGTtcacctcgctgcacaacaaaCGGGAACACCTGTACGGCAAGACACACCTCCAG gCCATCACAGGGGAGTACCAGAGGGAGAGGctagcggaggaggagaggcagatgGCAGCAGCACTGAGGCTAAGGCAGGGTGGGGGGGACTGCCTCACCTGCGGCACCCTCATCAACTCACTCACCTGTGCTAGGAAAG gACTGGAGACTGCTCCCAGTGGCTGCCCCTCCTGCTCACCCCACTCCACCGACCCCCACCCCTCCCAGGAAGATGAGCATGATGGGgataaagaagatgaggaagaggaggaggaggaggaagaagaggaagaggaggaggaacatgacataggaggaggaggaggaggaggcatgtcagctttctctcctcctgcaccacctcctcctccatctactgctactactactactactactgctgctgctacttcagAAAGCTTAACTTCAGTACTAGAAGGGGTGATGGCTAGGGTTTTag AACGCGAGGAGGAGATCCACGCCCTCCGCCACAGCAGCACCACAGCAGCACAGACCAGACAGGAGCTACAGAAAACCCTCACAACCCTCCAAGCACAGGAACAACAGCTGGGGGTGACAAAGGAGGAACTGAAAAGACAGAACACTAGATTGAAGGCAGAAGCTGAGACGTTGTGGCTTCTCCCTGCCCTGTTCGGTGTGACGCCCTTGCAGATGGTTGACGTTACCCTGCGTTCTGAGGGCCAGGGGTGTCAGGGGCAGGGGGGATCACAGGAAGAGTCTCATATTTATATACAAGATGAAGGGATACATTTacagcaagaaaaggaagaggaggaagaagaggaactggagcaagaggaggaggaggaggggaaggtgtgtggtgatggtggtggtgagtttttacagctacagCAACTACAGCAGCTACAACAAGGCAGTGAGGGTAGAAATGCGGGTTTTGTGCAATTACAACTACAGCAGCATAGTGAGGATAAGAAGGTCgtgtttggtggtggtaatagtgggtTTATAGacctacaacaactacaacaaccacaacaacagcaaagtgAGGACAAGGAAGTGTTTTGTGGTGAAAATAATGGGTttctacaactacaacaactaccacaacTACAGCAACAGCAGATTGAGGGCAAGGAGGTATTTGGGAGTAGTGGCAGTGGCTTTttgcaactacaacaactacaacagctCAGTAAGGGTGTGGTAGTGCAAGAAGAAGAGCTGGTTGAGGGATGTGATGGGCtaaaacaacaactattacaacaacaacaacaactattgaTCCAAGATGAGGTTCTgttacaagaggaagaagaggaacaaatatTGGTTGAAGATTGTGATGGAGAAATATTGGTAGATAAACAACAATTATTGAtacaagatgaggaggaagtacaacaagagcaacaacaacagtttttCTTAGAGGATAAAACCTtgctacagcaacaacaacaacaacaactattactacaagATCCTGAcatactactacaacaacaacaacaacaaatactgatagaagattgtgatggattacaacaacaacaaataatactgcaaaattatgatggtggtggtggtggtggtggtggttgtggaggacAGGTGGTActggtacaacaacaacaacaacaacaacaacatctagtACTACAActcagagaagaagaagaggaggaggaggatagagaagaaTTGGtattagaaaaggaggaagaggaagataaactattattacaacaacagcaacaacaacaacaacaacaacaaataatgctTTTAGAAGGAGAAGTGGATCACCTTTACCTACAAcaccaagaggaagaagaagaagaaaaggaaaaagaactcacaaaacaacaacaacaacaacaacagcaacagcagcagctactTCTACAGCCACAGAACACAGCACAGTACCTCCTGCAGCGGAAAAGcaacggaagaagaggaggaggagataaagaagaaaatgagagagaagaaaatttagCTATGACTAAAACATTCCTGCTCCttccaaaccaaaacaaacaaacatttcaacacaaaacaaaacattacaagcaAACTCAAGACAAGCAGGGCACCAGACAGCATCACAGCAGGCAGGCGCAGCAGAACCAGCTCCCTAGCAGCACGCAGGCGGagcagaaggagcaggaggaagggaaacagcaGGAAGACACCCAGCAGATACCAAAACGAAGGAAAGGTcacaggaaaatagaaaaaacggAATATTTAAGCAGATTTCCCGGTGTTCTGAAGGATGGAAAGCGGGAGTGTGTGATTCTACTCCAGCAGAAGCAGGGAAGCGTCACCAGGCAGCAGGGGAATATAGGGGATCTGAATGCTTTGCCGCCAACTCTTGATTCTCATGTTTTGTTGAATGGGTTTGATTTTCAAGAGGAATTTCAAATCGAAGAGGAATTTTTGCATCACGACCTTCTAGATTTGAACGCGGGAGAGGAACAAGGGGATCAGAACCTCTTGCTGCCGGATAACAC ATTGTTATAA